The nucleotide sequence GTATGACGGTCTTGCACCATGGTGCGGTCGACGCTTGATCATCGAATGAACCCGATTCATACTCCGCCATTCCGTTCATCCCGAGAACCGGACAAACAACGATACGCAGCCAGGAGAGGTGCATGGGGACGCGGGAACGACGCCTGCGAGAGCTTGCCGAGCGTGAGCAACGCTTCCTTGATTCAGCGCGCGAACAGATCAGCGAGCATGGCCTGCTGTCACTGCAGATGGCCAAGGTAGCGCGTGCCTGCGATTACGCCACCGGTACGCTGTACCAGCATTTCGCCTCGAAAGAAGACCTGCTGCTGTCTATCTGTGCCGACCAGGCCGAAAAGCGGGTGGAGTCCATGGCCCGCGCCGCGCGCTGGGATGCCCCCAGCCGCGACCGCATGATCGCGCTGGTTGTGGCCGATGTGCTGTTCGCCCAACGCCACCCGGACCACTTTCGACTCGCTCAGTACGTCACCACCGAGGTGATCTGGCGCGCGGCTTCCCAGAAGCGGCGCGACGCCGTGCTGGAGGCCCATGGCCCGATTGGCGAACTGGTCAGCCAGGTGGTACAGGACGCCGTCGATGCCGGCGACGTCGCATCGTTCAACCTGCGTCCGCTGGAAATCGCCATCGGCCCCTGGGCGCTTTCCGAAGGCATGCATAATCTGGTGCATGCCGAAGGCGTACTGGATTTCTACGATCTGCGTGACCCTTACCGGCTGCTGCTGCGCCACAGCCACATTCACCTCAACGGCCTGCACTGGCAGCCGTTGTCCGACCCGTTCGATGACGAGGCGCTGACCGCCCAGATCAGCCACATCTGCGCCACGTTATTCGATGACCTGTGCCCGGAAGGCACCGGTTACCGTTATTGCTCGCCCCACTGAGGACCAGACCCATGAACAAGCGCTTCATCATCGTCATAGCTGCCTGCGTTGTCGTCTTCGGGGGCGTCTTCGCATTGCAGATGATGCTCCGCAAAGGCATGAACGACTTTTTCGACAACATGCCGATGCCCGCTGCCTCCGTTACCGCCGCCGAAGCACAATCCTTCACCTGGGAACGTGGCATCAGCGCCGTGGGCACAGCACGCGCCGTGAACGGCACCCAGCTGACCACCCAGGCCGCCGGCATCGTCACCGAGATCCGCTTTAACTCCGGTGACATGGTGAAGAAGGGTGACATTCTGCTGCGCCTGGACGACGCCACCGACCGCGCCGAACTGCAGGCGCTGCGCGCCGCCGCCGAACTGTCGCGGCTGGAGCTTGAACGCACCCGCCGCCTGCAGAACCAGGGCAGCGTCTCGAAAGCCGAACTGGACCGGGCACAGAGCCAGTACGACCAGGCCCAGGGCAGCCTGAATACGCAGGAGGCCCGCGTCGCACAGAAAACCATCCGCGCGCCGTTCGACGGCCAGCTGGGCATTCGCCAGGTGGACCTCGGTGAGTACGTGGCCGCCGGTGCGCCGGTGGTGAGCGTGCAGCAACTGTCGCCGATCTACATTGAGTTCAGCCTGCCGGAGCAGCGTCTGTCCGAGCTGGCGCTGGACCTGGAAGTGGACGTGACCGTGGACGCCTGGCCGGACGACACCTTCACCGGCAGCATCACCGCGATCGAGCCGGGCATCGACCGCAGCACCCGCAACTTCACCGCCCAGGCCACCCTGGCCAACGAAGACGGCAAGCTGCGCTCGGGCATGTTCGCCCGCGTCAACGTCGACCTCGGTGAAGCCGAAGAGGTGCTGGCCGTGCCGCAAACGGCGATCAGCTACAACCCCTACGGCAACGCTGTCTTCGTGATCGTCGAGAAACAGAACGACGCCGGCGAAACGCAACTGGTCGTGAACCGCCGCTTCGTCCGTACCGGCCGCACCCGGGGCGACTATGTCGCCATCGTGGAGGGCCTGGAAGAAGGCGACCGTATCGCCACATCCGGCCTGCTCAAG is from Isoalcanivorax pacificus W11-5 and encodes:
- a CDS encoding TetR/AcrR family transcriptional regulator, translated to MGTRERRLRELAEREQRFLDSAREQISEHGLLSLQMAKVARACDYATGTLYQHFASKEDLLLSICADQAEKRVESMARAARWDAPSRDRMIALVVADVLFAQRHPDHFRLAQYVTTEVIWRAASQKRRDAVLEAHGPIGELVSQVVQDAVDAGDVASFNLRPLEIAIGPWALSEGMHNLVHAEGVLDFYDLRDPYRLLLRHSHIHLNGLHWQPLSDPFDDEALTAQISHICATLFDDLCPEGTGYRYCSPH
- a CDS encoding efflux RND transporter periplasmic adaptor subunit; its protein translation is MNKRFIIVIAACVVVFGGVFALQMMLRKGMNDFFDNMPMPAASVTAAEAQSFTWERGISAVGTARAVNGTQLTTQAAGIVTEIRFNSGDMVKKGDILLRLDDATDRAELQALRAAAELSRLELERTRRLQNQGSVSKAELDRAQSQYDQAQGSLNTQEARVAQKTIRAPFDGQLGIRQVDLGEYVAAGAPVVSVQQLSPIYIEFSLPEQRLSELALDLEVDVTVDAWPDDTFTGSITAIEPGIDRSTRNFTAQATLANEDGKLRSGMFARVNVDLGEAEEVLAVPQTAISYNPYGNAVFVIVEKQNDAGETQLVVNRRFVRTGRTRGDYVAIVEGLEEGDRIATSGLLKLNNNATVTISEDVNLDPQLEPTPDNT